Below is a window of Perca fluviatilis chromosome 6, GENO_Pfluv_1.0, whole genome shotgun sequence DNA.
ATGCCTGATGCATATGGTTATCAATCTCCTTTCCAATGTCTCAAGAACGTGACTTTGACTGTGGTAATGAATAAGTGTGTGTCTAGATCTGCCATTGACACAGGGATACAAATGAAGTAGGCTGCAAATAACCCCCTCTGTTAACAAATGACTCAGAACACTCTATGGGTTATAAATTAATGTTTCAATTTCCTGACTCAGTTCcatttaatatttcattctgtTTTATTATCTTCTAGACTGTGTACATTGGTCCTGATTTGTACATGTCTATCACTTTTCTGTGTATCTGCAGGTCTTCTCGTGCTTTTCAGATGGCTTGTATTCACAGCGGTGGTGCCCGCCTGGCTGCTTGCTGCTCCAAGCGGCATCCGTGAGCGTCCCTGCCCCCAGAGCTGTAGATGTGATGGGAAAATAATATACTGCGAATCCAATGCCTTCCGTGACGTGCCAAGCAATGTGTCTGTAGGCACACAAGGCCTCTCCCTGCGTTACAACAGCCTGGTGAACCTCCGAGCCCACCAGTTTGCAGGCCTGAGTCAACTGGTTTGGCTCTACCTCGACCACAATTACATCAGTGATGTGGACGGCCAGGCTTTCCACGGGATACGGAGGCTCAAAGAACTGATCCTCAGCTCAAATAAGATCACACTGCTAAAAAACAACTCGTTTCACGACGTTCCGAATTTACGCAACCTAGACCTTTCCTACAATAAACTGCAGGTTCTCCGGCCTAATCAGTTTGTGGGTTTACGGAAACTACTCAGTTTACACTTGAGGTCAAACTCCTTAAAAACTGTCCCGATGCGAGTTTTCCTCGACTGTCGCAACCTGGAGTTTCTAGATATTGGCTACAACAGGCTACGGAGCCTCACGCGCAACGCCTTCGCAGGACTCCTTAAGCTCATCGAGCTTCATCTGGAGCACAACCAGTTCTCCAAGATCAACTTTGCTCATTTCCCCCGCCTGACTAACCTGCGGGCGCTCTATTTGCAATGGAACCGTATCAAACTGCTAACCCAGGGCCTGCCCTGGATGTGGACCTCCTTGCAAAAGCTGGACCTCTCAGGGAATGAGCTCCAAGTGTTGGACCCGAGTACATTTCAATGCCTCCCTAACCTGCAGACTCTTAACCTGGACTCCAACAAACTGAGCAATGTGTCTCAGCAGGCAGTGGAGGCCTGGATCTCCCTCACCACCATAAGTCTGGCTGGTAATTTGTGGCACTGTAACCCCAACATATGTCCCCTGGTGGCCTGGCTCAAGGCCTTCAAAGGTAACAAGGAGACCACTATGATTTGTGCCGGCCCCAAGGAGACACAAGGAGAGAAAGTGACCGATGTGGTGGAGGCTTATAACATCTGTACAGCGACCCCGGCCCCTGTTTCCTCAACACCATCGCCCCTGACTTCTGCTTTTCGACCTGAGCTGCTGCCTCTCCCTACACAGGCTGTCGTGGATAAGAAGCTGATCTGGAACAGGACAGCCTCCCCGTCTCCTTCCGAGGCCTCCCCCACCATCCCTTTGCCAGACACTGAGTATGTGTCCTTCCACAAGATCATAGCTGGTAGTGTGGCCCTCCTCTTATCTGTAGCTATAATTCTGCTGGTAATCTATGTCTCATGGAGGCGCTATCCCAGCAGCATCAAACTGCTTCAGCAGCGCTCGGTGGTTAAAAAGCGGCAGAAAAAGGCCCGGGAGACCGAGCGCTCCTTTAACTCACCACTGCAAGAGTACTATGTGGACTACAAGCCTTCACACTCAGAGACTATGGATGTGCTGGTTAATGGGACAGGACCTTACACATACACCATCTCAGGCTCCAGGGAATGCGAGGTATGACCGTTGCCCTCCAAAAATCCATTTCCACTGCGAGGCATGAGAGGTAAATTTTCTAACAATTTGCAGAGAAAAgtacttttttccccccctcctcTGCTCTTGTCTGTTTTGGGATAAGGAAGCAAAGGTCAGTGCATGGTGACTTGTTGTACAATATACTGGGTTTGCTCAGTTCCATATGATTACCCAGCTGTTGTTCTGAATCACACCGTTTTATTGCTAAAATATGATACCCATTTGCTGAAACTGCTGCGGCAGCTCCTCTCCCTGGAGAACGTACGTACAGTAAGATGCATTATGCACAAAGTAGGTTCATCTTTCATTCCTGACATAAAAGAGCTCATTGATGAATCTACATATTATCAGCCAGCCTATTATTTATTCACAAAATGGCTTGCTGTCCAGAATGGAATGATAAGAAATGATTAGATCAAGTCACTGTGCAGGTGGTCCTCTCCTATCCGGTGTGTTTGCTACAACAGCTGTAGTCGCAAACACACCAGTCgtgtgagtttgtttttttgctgtatttatGTTAACATTTACAATCGTACCAGCTGATCATACATCCCATTCTCCTTCTCCGCCTCGAGCAATCATGTACTTAAGATTTTACTCAGGAGTTTAATTTACAAAGTTCAAACAGTCACCGCAGGCTGGGGAACAACTATAAAGGCCTGCAGCCAAATAAAAGATACATTATGCACTTGGGCTCGATTTCTGTCTGGCTCTAGTGTACTACTGCAGTAACaaacttaaaggtgccgtaggtaggattgccaagatccaggacttagccaaaaaatttgaacagcgacaacttctcagtccctcccccctttctgctaaagcccaaaacggtctcctaagcccctccccccacaagggagaatgaatgcgtgtgcatgagcagtgattggcaTGCAGTTAGAgacccccccctggccctgactGGTGCATCTGAACTtctggatttttgcaaatcgcactacaggctgtaggtggagccagaggagctggattattttttttattacctgcttcatgtagttctactggaacataggggcagtttcagcaaatatgacagacagttagttttataagtcttacctactgcacctttaatgatGCTGCTTTCGTTTAATCTCAGAAAGATAAAGAAACTATTCAGTTAACTTTTGTCCAAAAAGTTTCAATTGAAATTCTCCTTCACATGGCTGACTCTGTGTACGGCACAGAGGGATTGAGACAGAACGCCTTGACAGAAAGACTAATCAATTTGCTCATGCTTAATTAGGCACTTTTCTGCCTGTGTAGTCTTTTCCCCCTAATGCATATGCATCCGTCTTCCTTTGTCCAgcatctttttagttttttttgttagcAGTATAGCTAAGTGTGATTAACAGGACATGTTGACATTGTGTCACTGGAATCTTAGCTGCACCTTTTGTCTACCTCACCAGACATGCTGTAAAGTACAGGAGACATCTTTCTTCTCCATTGTATCTGTCAGCACATTCCAGAAACAAAGTTTTATCTCACACTCCCGCACAGCTCATTTCCTATATTCCACATGGACCCTATACATCATCTCTGTCCATTTTTTAACTCAGTAGATTGTCCAGTACTGTTGCACCACTTACATTCTTGTTGTGTTCCTTTTTTCTGAAGTCACAGGAGAGGCCGGCACAAATACGTTTCATTGTTTTCAGTAATGTCACATAGTACGAGGTACACAGGTAGCTAAATCAGCGCTTTGTCAGATTATCTGTGGCAGAGCATTTCTCAAACGCGAAAGAAGCTTGAGGTGAGATGGTCGTCTCATCAATCTTGTAGCCTTCATGTGAGAATGTGGCATGGGAACATTAAATGGCAGACCTAATGGGGCTTCTGCTAGCTAGAATAACTAATAGCCCATCAGAGGTAAGGAGCCGAGACTTCCCTCTGCTTTGTTATTCCTCGCCCTCTACAGCTCAAGGGAGCAGCCTTagttgttcaaaatgtaatgggattttttccccttaatgtgtgtgtgtcacattttGTGCCAAGCACTGCAATGTAAGAACACATAGTACAGCGGGGGACTTTCCAAACTACCAGATATTTATGCAAGTTAGAATGGTGCGTCTTAAACGGTTTCAAACGGCTCCATTATTTAATCTAATGAAGTATCATGTTTATTGGCCATGTCATTTGCATCAGAAGTCAGTATAGGTCGCAGTAAAAGAAGCCCATGATGTGCAGTGATAGTGTCTGGGGCTATTAGCATTACAATATAGGCAATGCAGCACACTCTCTCCTGATATGTGAGAAGGCTT
It encodes the following:
- the LOC120561412 gene encoding leucine-rich repeat transmembrane neuronal protein 4 isoform X1; the protein is MQQRAITMRRSRHRANMGLLVLFRWLVFTAVVPAWLLAAPSGIRERPCPQSCRCDGKIIYCESNAFRDVPSNVSVGTQGLSLRYNSLVNLRAHQFAGLSQLVWLYLDHNYISDVDGQAFHGIRRLKELILSSNKITLLKNNSFHDVPNLRNLDLSYNKLQVLRPNQFVGLRKLLSLHLRSNSLKTVPMRVFLDCRNLEFLDIGYNRLRSLTRNAFAGLLKLIELHLEHNQFSKINFAHFPRLTNLRALYLQWNRIKLLTQGLPWMWTSLQKLDLSGNELQVLDPSTFQCLPNLQTLNLDSNKLSNVSQQAVEAWISLTTISLAGNLWHCNPNICPLVAWLKAFKGNKETTMICAGPKETQGEKVTDVVEAYNICTATPAPVSSTPSPLTSAFRPELLPLPTQAVVDKKLIWNRTASPSPSEASPTIPLPDTEYVSFHKIIAGSVALLLSVAIILLVIYVSWRRYPSSIKLLQQRSVVKKRQKKARETERSFNSPLQEYYVDYKPSHSETMDVLVNGTGPYTYTISGSRECEIRRQLSALTLYRCEQSVLDYCHAHLSLHLNVGMEPPTQALGGPRQAKYHPSLMVPLPSEPALPCPQTHSLHQ
- the LOC120561412 gene encoding leucine-rich repeat transmembrane neuronal protein 4 isoform X2; its protein translation is MQQRAITMRRSRHRANMGLLVLFRWLVFTAVVPAWLLAAPSGIRERPCPQSCRCDGKIIYCESNAFRDVPSNVSVGTQGLSLRYNSLVNLRAHQFAGLSQLVWLYLDHNYISDVDGQAFHGIRRLKELILSSNKITLLKNNSFHDVPNLRNLDLSYNKLQVLRPNQFVGLRKLLSLHLRSNSLKTVPMRVFLDCRNLEFLDIGYNRLRSLTRNAFAGLLKLIELHLEHNQFSKINFAHFPRLTNLRALYLQWNRIKLLTQGLPWMWTSLQKLDLSGNELQVLDPSTFQCLPNLQTLNLDSNKLSNVSQQAVEAWISLTTISLAGNLWHCNPNICPLVAWLKAFKGNKETTMICAGPKETQGEKVTDVVEAYNICTATPAPVSSTPSPLTSAFRPELLPLPTQAVVDKKLIWNRTASPSPSEASPTIPLPDTEYVSFHKIIAGSVALLLSVAIILLVIYVSWRRYPSSIKLLQQRSVVKKRQKKARETERSFNSPLQEYYVDYKPSHSETMDVLVNGTGPYTYTISGSRECEV